The proteins below are encoded in one region of Sideroxydans lithotrophicus ES-1:
- a CDS encoding 4Fe-4S binding protein — protein sequence MTSAQYRWKRRAVQLGTLLLIALIPALGLFRIDLTTASFTILDSQIWWSNFSFVFGLAILLVTVPIIIYMTLGTAWCGWACPQNLLSEWANNLTYKLLGKRASVAVDGEGLKVAASKNKISNWVILTAAFLGVSMILALVPFLFFFSLAEVWSFFSPSSSAQLSAFMQRLYYFAVFLIFIDIAVVRYFMCDYACLYRIGQKMFKTQDALHVNYDASRSDECSKCNYCAASCVTSIEPTEIKIFDSCINCGECIDACNRLHDKSGTKGLLSFEFGNKASSSSWSEKIGMIFSRFNWLVGGFFVMGVAMMMWGIYTQQQIPAQVPIEQQLRERQLANACNSQCETQQSLCKVGNMAECYRAAACKCECFLQHDPGNASSGQWRQCVQQNMANAESRTGKDRRSTLDRSIP from the coding sequence ATGACCTCAGCGCAATACCGCTGGAAAAGAAGGGCCGTGCAGTTGGGAACACTCCTGCTGATCGCCTTGATACCGGCATTGGGACTGTTTCGTATCGACCTGACCACGGCCAGCTTCACTATCCTGGATAGCCAGATATGGTGGTCCAACTTCTCGTTCGTGTTTGGTCTGGCAATACTGCTGGTCACCGTGCCTATCATCATCTACATGACCCTCGGCACAGCCTGGTGTGGGTGGGCATGTCCGCAGAACCTGCTTTCCGAATGGGCTAACAACCTGACCTATAAGCTGTTGGGCAAGCGTGCCAGTGTTGCCGTAGATGGCGAGGGCTTGAAAGTCGCCGCATCCAAGAACAAGATTTCCAATTGGGTCATTCTTACCGCCGCTTTCCTGGGTGTATCAATGATACTGGCGCTCGTCCCGTTCTTGTTCTTCTTCTCGCTCGCCGAAGTCTGGTCGTTCTTCTCACCCAGCTCCAGCGCCCAGTTGTCTGCATTCATGCAACGGCTTTATTACTTTGCCGTGTTCCTCATCTTCATCGACATAGCTGTTGTCCGCTACTTCATGTGCGACTATGCCTGCCTGTATCGCATCGGGCAGAAGATGTTCAAGACTCAAGACGCATTGCACGTGAATTACGATGCTTCACGCTCGGACGAATGCAGCAAATGCAATTATTGCGCAGCATCTTGCGTCACCAGCATTGAGCCAACCGAGATCAAAATCTTCGATAGCTGCATCAATTGCGGTGAATGTATCGATGCATGCAACCGGCTGCATGACAAATCCGGAACCAAAGGGTTATTGAGTTTCGAATTCGGCAATAAAGCCAGCAGTTCATCCTGGAGCGAAAAGATCGGCATGATTTTTTCCCGCTTCAACTGGCTGGTTGGCGGTTTTTTTGTGATGGGTGTAGCGATGATGATGTGGGGCATCTATACCCAGCAACAGATACCGGCACAGGTACCTATCGAACAGCAACTGAGGGAGCGCCAGCTTGCCAATGCCTGCAACAGCCAATGCGAAACTCAGCAGTCATTGTGCAAGGTCGGCAACATGGCGGAATGCTACCGTGCCGCGGCATGCAAGTGCGAGTGCTTCCTGCAGCACGACCCAGGCAATGCCTCCAGTGGGCAATGGCGTCAGTGCGTCCAGCAAAATATGGCTAATGCGGAATCCAGAACCGGCAAAGATCGCCGATCAACGCTGGACAGGTCGATACCATGA
- a CDS encoding c-type cytochrome produces the protein MKNHFTLITLWAAAFLAVPAYGQMMGMMRGGGMMNMSMLRAQYVRQHGVDAAYASKRNPLKHSAGNIEDGKRLYEQNCALCHGATGLGDGEAGKSLNPPPANIAAIGRRPIASDGYVYWAIAEGGVPLGTAMPPFKGTLKEDEIWKIMVYLSAL, from the coding sequence ATGAAAAATCATTTCACTCTTATAACATTATGGGCTGCCGCATTTTTGGCAGTGCCAGCGTATGGACAGATGATGGGCATGATGCGGGGAGGCGGCATGATGAACATGTCGATGCTCCGTGCTCAATATGTCAGACAGCATGGAGTCGACGCAGCTTACGCCTCCAAACGGAATCCGCTGAAGCACTCAGCCGGGAATATCGAGGACGGGAAGCGCCTCTATGAGCAGAATTGCGCCCTGTGTCATGGAGCGACCGGGCTGGGCGATGGCGAAGCTGGAAAAAGCCTTAACCCGCCGCCTGCAAATATCGCAGCAATTGGCAGAAGACCCATAGCAAGCGATGGATACGTCTACTGGGCCATCGCAGAAGGAGGAGTGCCATTGGGTACGGCAATGCCGCCATTCAAAGGCACTCTCAAGGAAGATGAGATTTGGAAGATCATGGTTTATTTGTCGGCGTTATAA
- a CDS encoding VIT1/CCC1 transporter family protein: MTRHIHREMHRTERIGWLRAAVLGANDGIVSTASLVVGVAAANVSRGELMLAGVAGLVAGAMSMAAGEYVSVSSQSDTEKADLARERAELLAQPEHEHQELAAIYIKRGLSAELAAEVARQLMVHDDLGAHARDELGISEMMSANPVQAAFTSALTFSVGASLPLLAAVMAPVSMVVPVVAGTSLVVLTALGAISARAGGAPVFRASLRVVFWGALAMALTAGVGKLFGTVV, from the coding sequence ATGACACGCCATATTCACCGAGAAATGCATCGCACAGAGCGCATAGGCTGGTTACGCGCCGCCGTGCTTGGAGCGAATGACGGCATCGTATCCACGGCCAGCTTGGTGGTTGGTGTGGCTGCGGCCAATGTATCGCGCGGCGAACTGATGCTGGCCGGCGTGGCCGGACTGGTCGCCGGTGCGATGTCGATGGCTGCGGGCGAGTATGTGTCGGTCAGCTCCCAGTCCGACACCGAAAAAGCCGATCTGGCACGCGAACGCGCCGAGTTGCTTGCGCAACCTGAACATGAGCATCAGGAATTGGCGGCTATCTATATCAAGCGTGGATTAAGTGCCGAATTGGCCGCAGAAGTCGCCAGGCAGCTGATGGTGCATGACGATCTGGGCGCGCATGCCCGTGACGAGCTGGGTATCAGCGAAATGATGAGTGCCAATCCGGTACAGGCTGCCTTCACGTCCGCACTGACCTTCTCGGTGGGCGCATCATTGCCCCTGTTGGCGGCTGTGATGGCTCCGGTATCAATGGTCGTTCCCGTGGTGGCTGGTACCTCACTTGTCGTACTCACTGCGCTGGGGGCAATATCTGCTCGTGCAGGCGGTGCGCCTGTATTCAGGGCCTCGCTACGTGTCGTGTTCTGGGGAGCTCTGGCGATGGCGCTGACCGCCGGCGTGGGCAAGCTGTTCGGTACGGTGGTGTAA
- a CDS encoding YebC/PmpR family DNA-binding transcriptional regulator — protein MGAQWKARHKEVAANAKGKIFGKLAKEIMVAARGGADPAANSRLRLVVEQAKKASMPKDTLDRAIKKGAGLLDDGANLERLVYEGFAPHRVPVIVECLSDNVNRTKSSMNVLFRKGQLGAEGSVSWDFSYVGMIEATPNSKEADSEVAAIEAGAQDLEPSEEGATLFITEVTDLDAVCKALPAQGFTVISAQLGYRPKNPVTISNDTEREEVEAFLEAIDADDDVQNVYVGLAG, from the coding sequence ATGGGCGCACAGTGGAAAGCCAGACATAAAGAAGTCGCAGCAAACGCAAAAGGCAAGATATTCGGCAAGCTCGCCAAGGAGATCATGGTTGCCGCGCGCGGCGGCGCCGACCCGGCGGCCAATTCGCGCTTGCGCTTGGTGGTAGAACAGGCAAAGAAAGCCTCAATGCCGAAAGACACGCTGGATCGCGCCATCAAGAAGGGCGCAGGCTTGCTCGATGACGGCGCCAATCTGGAACGCCTTGTCTATGAAGGCTTTGCGCCGCATCGCGTACCCGTCATCGTGGAATGCCTGTCCGACAACGTCAATCGCACCAAGTCCAGCATGAACGTGCTGTTCCGCAAAGGGCAGCTTGGCGCCGAAGGCTCTGTTTCCTGGGACTTCAGCTATGTGGGCATGATCGAAGCGACGCCGAACTCCAAGGAGGCCGATTCTGAAGTGGCAGCCATCGAAGCGGGGGCGCAAGACCTTGAACCCTCCGAAGAGGGTGCGACTCTCTTTATCACCGAAGTCACCGACCTCGATGCAGTATGCAAAGCACTACCTGCGCAGGGCTTCACCGTCATCTCTGCTCAATTGGGCTATCGCCCGAAAAATCCTGTCACCATCAGCAACGATACCGAACGTGAAGAAGTGGAAGCATTTCTGGAAGCAATAGATGCGGATGATGATGTGCAGAACGTCTATGTGGGATTGGCGGGTTAA
- the recQ gene encoding DNA helicase RecQ, with translation MTTGTAQQILRDTFGYASFRGAQQAIVEHVVAGGDALVLMPTGGGKSLCYQIPALMRKGVGIIVSPLIALMQDQVDALKQLGVSAAFLNSSLEAEEAREVSRQLMRCELKLLYVAPERLLTEGFLNLLERLNQDNNIALFAIDEAHCVSQWGHDFRPEYRGLTVLHERFPSVPRIALTATADAPTRSEVVERLSLEQAEQFVSSFDRPNIRYRVTLKDNARKQLQDFLETEHPDDAGIVYCLSRKKVEETAAWLKEQGWDALPYHAGLDAAVRSKNQKKFLREEGVIMVATVAFGMGIDKPNVRFVAHLDLPKSMEGYYQETGRAGRDGLPANAWMAYGLGDVVSMRQMLLSGDAPEERKRVELQKLDALLGFCESTACRHQTILRYFGEEHPGDCNECDNCLSPVDTWDATKAAQMALSCIYRTGQRFGVVHLIDVLLGKTTPKVEQFNHQQLSTFGIGKELAQQQWSSVYRQLVAAGFINVDIEGYGGLQLAEAARPVLRGEQEVWLRRDAEPAKRKSSMAERGSRLREAFAGANDDPLWLALKAKRTELAREQGVPPYVIFHDSTLLEILNRKPQTLDEMGRISGVGQAKLAKYGDAFLLVVEDATNNGRG, from the coding sequence ATGACCACCGGCACCGCCCAACAGATCCTGCGCGACACCTTCGGCTATGCCTCTTTCAGAGGGGCGCAGCAGGCTATCGTCGAGCATGTGGTCGCGGGCGGCGATGCACTGGTACTGATGCCAACGGGCGGCGGCAAGTCCCTGTGTTACCAGATCCCCGCACTGATGCGCAAAGGTGTCGGCATCATCGTGTCGCCGTTGATCGCGCTAATGCAGGATCAGGTCGATGCGCTAAAACAGCTTGGTGTATCGGCCGCTTTCCTCAATTCCAGCCTGGAGGCCGAAGAGGCCCGCGAAGTCTCGCGGCAACTGATGCGCTGCGAATTGAAACTGTTGTACGTCGCGCCGGAACGACTGCTGACCGAGGGTTTCCTGAACCTGCTGGAGCGCCTTAATCAGGACAACAACATCGCCCTGTTCGCCATTGACGAAGCGCACTGCGTCTCGCAATGGGGACACGACTTTCGTCCCGAGTACCGCGGGTTGACCGTATTGCACGAGCGCTTTCCGAGCGTGCCGCGCATCGCGCTCACCGCCACTGCGGATGCGCCCACGCGCAGCGAGGTCGTCGAGCGCCTGTCATTGGAGCAGGCAGAGCAATTCGTTTCCAGCTTCGACCGCCCCAACATCCGCTATCGCGTCACACTCAAGGATAACGCGCGCAAACAGTTGCAGGACTTCCTCGAAACAGAGCACCCCGACGATGCGGGCATCGTGTATTGCCTGTCGCGCAAGAAGGTCGAAGAGACTGCCGCCTGGTTGAAGGAACAGGGCTGGGATGCCTTGCCGTATCACGCCGGACTGGATGCCGCGGTGCGCAGCAAGAACCAGAAAAAATTCCTGCGCGAGGAGGGCGTGATCATGGTCGCCACCGTCGCCTTCGGCATGGGCATCGACAAGCCCAACGTGCGCTTCGTCGCCCACCTCGACCTGCCCAAAAGCATGGAAGGCTACTATCAGGAAACTGGCCGGGCCGGCCGTGACGGCCTGCCCGCGAATGCCTGGATGGCGTACGGCCTCGGCGATGTAGTCTCCATGCGCCAGATGCTGCTGTCCGGTGACGCACCGGAAGAGCGCAAGCGCGTCGAACTGCAGAAGCTCGATGCGCTGCTCGGCTTCTGCGAATCCACCGCCTGCCGCCACCAGACCATCCTGCGCTACTTCGGCGAAGAACATCCCGGTGACTGCAATGAATGCGACAACTGCCTGTCGCCCGTGGATACCTGGGATGCCACCAAGGCCGCGCAGATGGCACTGTCCTGCATCTACCGCACCGGGCAACGTTTCGGCGTCGTGCACCTCATCGACGTGTTGCTGGGCAAGACGACACCCAAGGTCGAGCAGTTCAACCACCAGCAACTCAGCACCTTCGGCATCGGCAAGGAACTAGCGCAACAGCAATGGAGCAGCGTCTATCGCCAGCTTGTCGCCGCCGGATTCATCAATGTGGACATCGAAGGCTATGGCGGACTGCAGCTGGCCGAAGCCGCTCGCCCCGTGCTACGCGGTGAGCAGGAGGTCTGGCTGCGCCGCGATGCCGAGCCAGCCAAACGCAAGAGCAGCATGGCCGAACGCGGTTCGCGCTTGCGCGAGGCCTTCGCCGGGGCCAACGACGATCCCTTATGGCTTGCCCTCAAGGCCAAACGTACCGAACTCGCGCGCGAGCAGGGCGTGCCGCCCTATGTCATCTTCCACGACAGCACCCTGCTGGAGATACTCAACCGCAAACCGCAGACGCTGGACGAAATGGGGCGGATCAGCGGTGTGGGACAGGCTAAACTGGCGAAGTATGGCGATGCATTCTTGCTGGTAGTGGAGGATGCAACGAACAATGGGAGAGGTTAG
- a CDS encoding TMEM175 family protein, whose translation MGKTRLEAFSDGVLAIIITIMVLELRVPHGSDLQSLQPLLPVFLSYILSFIYLGIYWNNHHHMLHTVRRVTGAILWSNLHLLFWLSLVPFVTGWMGENHFAALPTALYGVVLFMAAVAYLILQSRIISANGGKDSLLAKAVEKDRKGKVSQVLYAIAIPLAFWNQWLSDALYVLVAVIWLIPDRRIERILEE comes from the coding sequence ATGGGAAAAACCCGTCTGGAAGCATTCAGCGATGGCGTACTCGCCATCATCATCACGATCATGGTGCTTGAGCTGAGGGTGCCGCACGGCTCCGATCTGCAGTCGCTTCAACCTTTGCTGCCAGTCTTCCTGAGCTATATCCTCAGCTTCATATACCTCGGTATCTACTGGAACAATCACCACCACATGCTGCACACGGTAAGGCGTGTCACTGGCGCAATCCTGTGGTCGAACCTGCATCTGCTGTTCTGGTTGTCGCTGGTGCCGTTCGTCACCGGCTGGATGGGCGAGAACCATTTTGCCGCGCTGCCCACGGCACTGTACGGAGTGGTGCTGTTCATGGCGGCAGTCGCTTACCTGATATTGCAGAGCCGCATCATTTCCGCGAACGGCGGCAAGGATTCCCTGCTGGCCAAAGCGGTCGAGAAAGACCGCAAAGGAAAAGTTTCGCAGGTGTTGTATGCCATCGCCATTCCGCTCGCCTTCTGGAACCAGTGGCTGTCGGATGCACTATACGTGCTGGTTGCAGTCATCTGGCTGATCCCGGACCGGCGTATCGAGAGAATACTCGAGGAGTAG
- a CDS encoding FAD-dependent oxidoreductase, producing the protein MRIAIIGSGPAGFYAAEALLRRTDEVIHVDMFDRLPTPFGLVRGGVAPDHQNIKAVTRVYEKTAARPTFRFFGNVCLGVDLTVDELRQHYHQIVYAIGNEADRRLGIPGEGIARCTPASVFIGWYNGHPDYRHAKFDLSVSRVAVVGNGNVAIDAARILLRTPAELEKTDIAAHALEVLRNSQVREVFMLGRRGPEQASFTSAELRELGEMEDAEPIVAPGELAACAVPESADISQKDKNLKILQAFAARQPGTKAKKLHMRFLVSPTEVIADAAGNVSGLKLEKNRLETRADGTITARGTGEIEILDAGMVLPAIGYSVERIAGVPYDEKTHVIANEDGRVVDPVTRAVISNEYVVGWARTGPQGLIGTHKAASAHVAKHMLIDSAGLSARTLPDREAIVSLLRKRGLQIVTFSDWKQIDEIEIARGERRNAPRDKIVDLETMLAILGQH; encoded by the coding sequence ATGCGTATCGCAATTATCGGTTCCGGGCCGGCCGGCTTCTATGCCGCGGAGGCATTGCTCAGACGCACGGATGAGGTAATCCATGTCGACATGTTCGATCGCCTCCCTACTCCTTTCGGCCTTGTGCGCGGAGGAGTCGCCCCCGACCATCAGAACATCAAGGCAGTCACCCGCGTCTATGAAAAAACAGCCGCGCGGCCTACGTTCAGGTTCTTTGGCAATGTGTGTCTCGGCGTCGACTTGACGGTGGATGAATTGCGCCAGCATTACCACCAGATCGTTTATGCGATTGGCAATGAGGCAGACCGCCGCCTCGGCATTCCGGGAGAAGGCATAGCGCGCTGCACGCCTGCTTCCGTCTTTATCGGCTGGTATAACGGGCACCCCGATTACCGTCATGCAAAATTCGATCTGTCGGTGTCGCGTGTCGCGGTGGTCGGCAACGGCAACGTGGCAATCGACGCCGCTCGAATCCTGCTGCGCACACCTGCCGAACTCGAAAAGACGGACATTGCCGCACATGCACTGGAAGTGCTGCGCAACAGCCAGGTACGCGAGGTATTCATGCTCGGACGGCGCGGCCCGGAGCAGGCTTCTTTTACCTCCGCGGAACTCAGGGAACTTGGCGAGATGGAGGATGCCGAGCCCATCGTCGCACCCGGCGAGCTTGCGGCTTGCGCTGTCCCGGAATCTGCGGACATTTCGCAGAAGGACAAGAATCTGAAGATCCTCCAGGCATTTGCCGCCCGGCAACCCGGCACGAAAGCAAAGAAACTGCATATGCGTTTCCTCGTTTCGCCAACCGAGGTGATTGCCGACGCTGCCGGCAATGTCTCCGGACTCAAGCTGGAGAAGAATCGCCTTGAGACCCGTGCAGACGGCACAATCACCGCGCGCGGCACCGGTGAGATCGAGATACTCGATGCAGGAATGGTGCTGCCAGCGATCGGCTACAGCGTTGAACGGATAGCTGGGGTTCCCTATGACGAAAAAACACATGTGATTGCCAATGAAGATGGGCGCGTAGTCGACCCGGTCACTCGCGCTGTGATCTCCAACGAGTACGTGGTCGGTTGGGCGCGGACGGGTCCGCAAGGCCTGATCGGCACGCACAAAGCTGCATCCGCCCATGTTGCCAAGCATATGTTGATTGACAGCGCAGGTCTTTCTGCACGAACACTTCCGGATCGTGAAGCCATCGTCTCTTTGCTTCGCAAACGCGGTCTGCAGATTGTCACTTTTAGCGACTGGAAACAGATCGATGAAATAGAGATCGCACGCGGGGAGCGGCGCAACGCACCGCGAGACAAGATCGTCGACCTGGAAACGATGCTCGCCATTCTTGGCCAGCACTGA
- a CDS encoding c-type cytochrome, translating into MKNPIAIAITFAMIATSVTVFAASETSTPTAAKALVFTPPNDEEIPNNEFGKIVRQGKNIFEDTQHYAKQYVGNSLNCVNCHLASGRKENSSPLWAAYVRYPAYRAKNNKVNTYEERIQGCFKYSLNGKAPAVDSPEMVALVTYSYWLATGAPVGAKLKGAGYPEVPKPGLIPDANRGKTVFVENCQVCHGSNGEGKKVDGKYIFPPLWGSESFNWGAGMHRINTAAAFIKANMPLSKGGTLTDQEAWDVATFVMSHERPQDPRFKGNVAQTKKEYHDENCRYGETVNGKVLGGKHQTAAK; encoded by the coding sequence ATGAAGAATCCCATCGCTATCGCCATTACTTTTGCCATGATCGCCACATCAGTTACCGTCTTTGCCGCCAGCGAAACTTCAACACCGACAGCGGCTAAGGCACTCGTTTTCACACCACCGAATGATGAGGAAATTCCCAACAACGAGTTCGGCAAAATCGTGCGTCAGGGCAAGAACATTTTTGAGGACACCCAGCACTATGCCAAGCAATACGTAGGCAACAGCCTGAACTGCGTCAACTGCCACCTTGCATCCGGCCGCAAGGAGAATTCATCTCCATTATGGGCAGCTTATGTACGTTACCCGGCCTATAGAGCCAAGAACAACAAGGTGAACACCTATGAAGAAAGGATTCAGGGTTGCTTCAAATACAGTTTGAACGGCAAGGCTCCTGCAGTTGATAGTCCTGAAATGGTTGCATTGGTGACCTATTCGTATTGGCTGGCAACCGGCGCGCCTGTTGGAGCGAAACTTAAGGGAGCGGGCTATCCGGAAGTGCCCAAGCCCGGCCTCATACCCGACGCCAACCGAGGTAAAACTGTCTTCGTTGAAAACTGTCAGGTGTGCCACGGTAGCAACGGCGAAGGAAAGAAGGTCGACGGAAAATACATATTCCCGCCGCTATGGGGATCTGAATCATTTAACTGGGGCGCAGGCATGCACCGCATAAATACCGCCGCAGCCTTCATCAAGGCCAATATGCCACTATCCAAGGGCGGCACGCTCACCGATCAGGAAGCATGGGACGTAGCCACTTTCGTGATGTCACATGAACGCCCGCAAGATCCGCGTTTCAAGGGAAATGTGGCACAGACCAAGAAAGAGTATCACGATGAAAATTGCAGATATGGCGAAACCGTAAACGGCAAGGTGCTGGGCGGAAAGCACCAGACTGCAGCAAAGTAG
- a CDS encoding c-type cytochrome, with the protein MKQILLAALTCIPILSQAADEARNITLQGNKQGAPACQSCHGTDGGGTPSAGIPRLAGLNAAYIEQQLKNFRAGKRSNPIMQPIADLLTETEVTQVAAYYAALPVPLTTPQGADPALLRKGEAIATVGDWSHEIPACFQCHGPNGKGIAPHFPAIAGQSALYISNQIEAWKSGTRSNDPAGLMKSVADKLSPEQIEAVSAYLADQQSTNGNQK; encoded by the coding sequence TTGAAGCAAATATTACTAGCAGCATTAACCTGCATCCCCATACTTTCCCAAGCTGCGGATGAAGCAAGGAACATCACTTTGCAAGGCAACAAGCAGGGTGCTCCGGCCTGCCAGTCATGCCATGGCACTGATGGAGGCGGCACACCCTCAGCCGGCATCCCCCGGTTGGCCGGATTAAATGCAGCCTATATTGAACAGCAATTGAAGAATTTCCGCGCTGGCAAGCGTAGCAATCCGATCATGCAGCCGATCGCGGATTTGCTGACCGAGACTGAAGTCACGCAGGTCGCCGCATACTATGCGGCACTGCCCGTCCCCTTAACCACGCCTCAAGGTGCTGATCCGGCATTGTTGCGCAAAGGTGAAGCCATCGCCACTGTCGGCGACTGGAGTCATGAGATACCAGCTTGCTTTCAATGCCATGGCCCTAACGGAAAAGGCATAGCACCGCACTTCCCCGCCATTGCCGGCCAATCTGCCTTATATATTTCCAACCAGATTGAAGCCTGGAAATCCGGCACTCGCTCAAATGACCCAGCAGGATTGATGAAGTCGGTTGCAGACAAATTATCGCCAGAACAGATAGAGGCAGTCTCGGCCTACCTTGCTGACCAACAATCAACCAATGGAAACCAGAAATGA